The Rubripirellula tenax genome contains the following window.
TTCGCGAAAGCGTTTGACATAATCGTCGTGCGTGCCGTGCTGACTGACTTCGAGACGGCAGTTCGTTTCAACGAGTACTTTCGGCAGCTCGGGAAACCGATGCAGGAAGAATCCGTTGGTGACGAGCATCAAGTCGCTGTCCCAATGCTGCCTAGCCATCTTGATGTGTTGCAAAATCGTGGGATTCAACAGCGGCTCGCCGCCGAGCAACGCGAACCGAGCCGGCCTTAGACGATGCGACCATTTCTGGTAGTCGGCATCGGCTTGCTCGATCGTGGGCATAGCACCGGGCAAATGATGGTCGCTGTAGTGGCTGCATTGCTGGCACGACAGATTGCAACCGTGGGCCAAGTGATACTCAAGTGCAGGTAGGCACGCACAACGCGTTCGCCACCGTCTTTGCCAATGGCGTGAGCAATCGTACGTTTGCGGTTGAAGCCGCCGTCCTCGCTCTGCGTTCGCATCTTACGCGTCGCGAACAGCACGGCGTCGCACCATTCCTTCACGAGGGCAGCGGCGTGCTTGTGAAGTCGCGGCGAGTAGCGGTCGTAAGGTGAGGATTCAGGATCCTCGAACCGTTCGACCTTGGAATGGGCAATCAGAACGATCACCATGCCGCGAGAACGCAGCACGTTGAGCAGGTCGAGCACTTCACGCCACAGGGAGAGGGCGTGCATGTAACCACGAGCGTACCCGCCATCGACCTTCTCGATCGA
Protein-coding sequences here:
- a CDS encoding ATP-binding protein, translated to MTNLLETIQSGRQSKPPRVLLYGVEGIGKSTFGSEAPKPIFIQTEDGLDEIECDRFPLATKFDDVVAALKTLVNEKHDYESVVIDSLDWLERLVWDKLCQQYAVESIEKVDGGYARGYMHALSLWREVLDLLNVLRSRGMVIVLIAHSKVERFEDPESSPYDRYSPRLHKHAAALVKEWCDAVLFATRKMRTQSEDGGFNRKRTIAHAIGKDGGERVVRAYLHLSITWPTVAICRASNAATTATIICPVLCPRSSKPMPTTRNGRIV